A genomic region of Anopheles coustani chromosome 3, idAnoCousDA_361_x.2, whole genome shotgun sequence contains the following coding sequences:
- the LOC131258884 gene encoding anosmin-1, whose protein sequence is MFQSKTHLLRLVIVQHFFFYIPIAVLAGSLATMNGTDYLLIARCRSNCTYDKQCNNKCVKNYLENSAYKKYGDCPPKPPSKLDTICLNTCDGLDYKCPGVERCCEHSCGQSCQTPQGLDKIKGLPPVPFHVSLLEKGRNYRTARIQWDMKLEEEPSPTYYVVESRFHIGKTYAEHRMENDWQLHMPGSFIQDNLGTLKRYIGELKLKPGRWYQVRVAAVNEMGTRGYSVHSQPFQLSKRPNPPQPPKSLTVGPLVLNENRTYNCRVSWNLSKSDLPVEKYKLSWSLYLNYTGNRSKTDNSSLFKEMATITAPIRHYDIQGLLPNRYYYLQIQAISVYGKARLKSAANQLLVNTSSPPGHDGVVNLDNLLMGDAAYRRPKAHPGLREGSQQLAGRVGSAGIPTGTIRHQFVLRKTGLTVRLSWSEKGFGRYRVHMCRGNRDCLMTASRGNGTHSWHDVVLRRNTYEFNKLEFDTRYTVGVRIGGHRRGPGYDIVRTFGTPKCEQIPSDELANVLPANLPPECNV, encoded by the exons ATGTTCCAAAGCAAAACACATCTCTTGCGGCTAGTAATAGTTCAGCACTTTTTCTTCTACATTCCGATTGCCGTTCTCGCCGGCAGTCTGGCAACTATGAACGGCACCGACTATCTGCTGATTGCACGATGTCGATCAAACTGTACGTACGATAAACAG TGTAACAACAAATGCGTGAAGAACTATCTGGAAAATTCGGCGTACAAAAAATATGGCGACTGTCCACCGAAACCACCGAGCAAGCTGGACACCATATGCCTCAACACGTGCGACGGTCTGGACTACAAGTGTCCGGGCGTGGAACGGTGCTGCGAGCACTCGTGCGGCCAAAGCTGCCAGACGCCCCAAGGGCTGGATAAAATCAAGGGGCTGCCACCGGTGCCGTTCCACGTGTCGCTGCTCGAGAAGGGGCGCAATTACCGAACCGCACGGATTCAGTGGGACATGAAGCTGGAGGAGGAACCGAGCCCGACGTATTACGTCGTCGAGTCACGCTTCCACATCGGCAAGACGTACGCCGAGCACCGGATGGAGAACGACTGGCAGCTGCATATGCCGGGCAGCTTCATCCAGGACAATCTGGGCACGCTGAAGCGGTACATCGGCGAGCTGAAACTGAAGCCCGGCCGATGGTATCAGGTACGCGTGGCCGCTGTCAATGAAATGGGAACCCGTGGCTACTCGGTACACTCGCAACCGTTCCAGCTCAGTAAAA GACCGAATCCACCGCAGCCACCGAAAAGTCTCACCGTTGGTCCGCTGGTGCTGAACGAGAACCGAACATACAACTGTCGCGTTTCGTGGAATCTCTCGAAATCGGATCTTCCGGTGGAGAAGTACAAGCTCAGCTGGAGCCTTTACCTCAACTATACCGGCAACCGCTCGAAGACGGACAACTCTTCGCTGTTCAAGGAGATGGCAACCATTACGGCG CCTATCCGACACTACGACATCCAGGGACTGCTGCCCAATCGCTACTACTATCTTCAGATCCAAGCCATCAGCGTGTACGGCAAGGCACGTCTCAAGTCGGCAGCCAACCAATTGCTGGTGAACACCTCCAGTCCGCCTGGCCATGATGGCGTCGTTAATCTTGACAACCTGCTCATGGGTGACGCAGCCTACCGTCGACCCAAGGCACATCCTGGCCTGAGGGAAGGGTCACAGCAGCTGGCAGGCCGTGTCGGATCAGCCGGTATACCCACCGGAACGATCCGGCATCAGTTTGTCCTGCGCAAAACTGGTCTGACGGTACGGCTCAGCTGGTCCGAGAAGGGCTTCGGGCGCTACCGTGTACACATGTGTCGTGGAAACCGTGACTGTTTGATGACGGCTTCACGAGGGAACGGAACCCACTCCTGGCACGATGTTGTCCTGCGGCGCAATACGTACGAGTTCAACAAGCTCGAGTTTGACACACGATATACGGTCGGTGTGCGGATAGGTGGCCACCGACGTGGTCCCGGGTACGACATTGTTCGAACGTTTGGCACACCAAAGTGCGAGCAGATACCGAGTGACGAGCTGGCCAATGTTCTGCCGGCAAATTTGCCCCCGGAGTGCAAcgtgtga
- the LOC131272720 gene encoding valacyclovir hydrolase produces the protein MRLFASIARSRHLEVLIRTTLPLSPSRRHLPLVGSLARSMCNTAPVAKERQLQIGSNVVHFVEAGAGERGVILLPGALGTAWTDFKPQIERLPELLPQHRVIAWDPPGYGKSRPPDKAFSVDFYERDAAAAGTLMQQLGFERYGVLGWSDGGITGLILAATQPKRVDKLVIWGSNSYISDTEAKIYEDIRDVQKWSARMREPMERVYGVEGFPKLWSAWVDGLLRIYHERKGDICSEKLKHISAPTLIVHGAKDPMIVPEHVPYLLNNIKNSDLHVFPDGKHNIHLRYADEFNDIAAKFLLDQRT, from the exons ATGCGTCTATTTGCGAGCATCGCCCGCAGCAGGCATCTGGAAGTACTCATCAGAACAACACTTCCGTTGTCACCGTCGCGTCGTCATTTACCGTTGGTTGGTAGTTTAGCGCGTTCGATGTGCAACACGGCTCCGGTGGCGAAGGAACGCCAGCTCCAAATCGGTTCCAATGTCGTACACTTCGTCGAAGCAGGGGCGGGCGAGCGCGGTGTCATACTGCTACCCGGAGCACTCGGCACGGCATGGACGGATTTCAAGCCGCAAATCGAGCGACTTCCCGAGCTTCTCCCGCAGCACCGGGTGATTGCCTGGGACCCCCCGGGCTATGGGAAATCGCGGCCACCGGATAAAGCATTTTCCGTCGACTTTTACGAGCGTGACGCCGCCGCAGCTGGGACGCTTATGCAGCAGCTGGGATTCGAACGCTACGGTGTGCTGGGCTGGAGTGACGGTGGCATTACCGGGCTTATATTGGCCGCCACCCAGCCGAAGCGAGTGGACAAATTGGTTATTTGGGGATCGAATTCCTACATATCGGATACAGAGGCTAAGATATACGAAG ACATCCGAGATGTACAGAAATGGTCGGCGAGAATGCGCGAACCGATGGAACGGGTCTATGGCGTTGAGGGCTTTCCAAAGCTGTGGTCAGCGTGGGTGGACGGATTGCTACGTATCTATCACGAACGCAAAGGCGATATCTGCAGTGAGAAACTGAAACATATCTCTGCCCCTACGTTGATCGTACATGGCGCTAAAGATCCGATGATCGTTCCCGAGCACGTGCCTTATTTAttgaataacataaaaaactCAGA CTTACACGTTTTCCCGGATGGCAAACATAACATTCACCTTCGTTATGCCGACGAGTTCAATGACATTGCAGCTAAATTTCTTTTAGACCAACGTACATGA